In the genome of Acidimicrobiales bacterium, the window GTGAGCCGCAAGGTGATCGCCGTCGCCGCCCTCGGCGCCGTGCTCATCCTCGGGCTCTGGTACGTGGCCCTCTGGAAGCCCCAGTCGGGCCGGCTGTCGGCCGCGCACGCCAGGGAGGAGACGGCCGCCCGCCAGAACCAGCAGCTGCGGCTGGCCGTCGCCCGCCTCCAGGCCGCCGGGGACCAGGCGCCCGAGCTCACCAGCCAGCTGGAGCGGCTCCGGGTCGCCGTCCCGGACGGGCCCGACCTGGCCCAGTTCCTGCTCGACGCCGAGGACGCGGCGTCCGCCGCCGGCCTCGACTACCTGTCGGTCAGCCCGTCGCCGCCGTCGGAGCCCGAGGGCGGCGGCCCGGCCGAGATCGCCGTCGCCATGGAGCTGAACGGCGGCTACTTCCAGGTGCTCGACTTCCTGAACCGGCTGGCCGAGCTGCCGCGGATCGTCGTGGTGGACGGCGTGTCGCTGACCGCGGGCGAGGAGGACGGCGTCGGCGCGCCCGACCTCACCCTCACGATCGCCGGCCGGCTGTTCGTCACGTCCGTCCCCGAGGGCGCCGGGGCGCTCGCCGGCACGAGCGCCGGCGCCGCGGGCGACGGGCAGCAGCCGGCCGGCGACGAGCAGGCGAGCGGCGCGGGGAGCGACCGGTGACGACCAGGGGCACGTCGTCGCGGCGCCTCCTCGTCATCCTGGCGATCGGCGTGGCGCTCATCGGGCTCAACACCGTGCTGCCCCGGGTCCTGTTCGGCGGCGGCGACGAGGAGGCCATGGTGCTGCCCAGGGCGACCAGCCCGGCCGGCGGCGCCGCGCCGGCCGCCGGCGACGAGCCGTCGCAGACCTTCGAGACGTTCAGCGACGAGAACCCCTTCGAGCCCGCCATCGCCCTGCCCCTCGCCGACGACGGCGAGGACGACGGGGAGGAGGCGGCGCCGTCCCCGTCGACCACGGCCCCGCCGGCGCCCCGCCCGGGCGACGCCGACGGCGACGGGTTCCCCGACCTGCTCGACGACAGCGACGGCGACGGCCTGCCCGACAGCCTCGACCCGCCCACCCCCGCCACGACGGCCCCGCCGACCACACCGGGGACGACGACGACCACCGTCCCGCCGCTGCCGAGGACGACCGAGGGCGACAGCAGCCAGGGCACGATCGTCGAGCTGCTCGAGCTGTACGTGGGCGACCGGGGCGAGGTCGTGGCGTCGGTGCGGGTGGACGACGAGGTGTCGACGGTCGCCGAGGGCGAGCGCTTCGCCCGCAACTTCGAGGTCGTGTCGCTGTCGGTCGCCGACCAGTGCGGCGAGTTCCTGTACGGCGACGACCGGTTCGACCTGTGCGTGAACCAGTCGCTGCTCAAGTAGGGGGGCGCGAGGCCGGGTTCACCTTGGCCGAGCTGCTGGCCGCGCTGGCCGTGCTCACCGTCGGCCTCTACGGGCTCGCCACGGTGTTCGCCGGGTCGGCCAGGGTCACCGGGTCGGCCGGCGGGCGGACCCAGGCGCTCGCCATCGTCGGCGGCGAGCTCGAGCGGCTGCGGGCCGTCCCCTACGGCGACCTCGGCCTGGCCGGTGGCGACCCGGCCGGCAGCGAGGCGGCGACCGGCACCGAGGACCTCGGCGGGCGCAGTTTCACGATCACCAGGGCGGTCGCCTGGGCCCAGGCGGGCGACGCCGCCGACGAGCGGTACAAGCGGGTGACGGTGACGGTGAGCTGGGACGAGGACGGGGCGCCGGCGGCGGTGTCGCGGTCGGTCGTCGTGTACCCCGGCGGCCTCGGCCCCGCGGGCGCGACCACGTCGACGACGGTGTCGGCCGGGGCACCCGGCAAGCCGAGGAACCTCAGGGCGGCGCCGACGAGCGGGTCGGAGTCCAGCTCGATCGACCTCAGCTGGGGCCTCACCGGCAACCAGCCGTCGTCGTGGGCCGTGCAGCGCTCGGGCGACGGCGGCCTGACGTGGACCGCGGTCACCACCGTGACCGGCGGGGCCAGGGCCGCCACCGTCTCGGGCCTGACGGCCAACCGCCTCCACCGCTTCCGGGTGCGGGGGGAGAGCGGCGCGCTGGCCTCGGACTGGGTGTACCGGAGCGCGAGGACCGAGAGCGCCACGTCGTCGTCCACCTGCATCCTCCAGGCCACCTCGGTGGTGCCCCTGGTCGCCGCCCGGGTCGACGGCGGGGCGCTGGCCCAGTCGGTGGCCGTGCAGATCTCGACCAGCGGCACCTGCACCGGCACCTACCGCTGGCGGGTCGTCACCGTCCCGGAGAACCCGGCGGCCGTCGCCATCACCGGCACCATGACGAGGACGCTCGGCCTCCTGTCGGGCACCATCCCGGCGGCGACGGCCACGTGGACGGCGGGGGAGAAGCTCGTCCAGGTCGTCGACGAGTCGCGGTCGGGCTCGCCGGTGGTCGGCCAGGCGACCCTGACGGTGCTGCCGTGACGGCCCGGCCGGCCGCGGGGGACGGCGGGTTCTCGCTCACCGAGGTGATGGTCAGCCTCGTGATCTTCTCGGCCGTGCTGGCCTCGGTGGTCGGCATGCTGTCGTCGTTCACCGCCACCGAGCGGCGGGGCGAGGCCCAGGCCGCCAACCAGGCCGCCGTCCGCCTGGCCGTCGCCGCGCTCGAGCGGGACGTGCGCGACGCCACCGGGGTCGGCCTGCTCGGGTCGGCGGCCGCCTACGCCGAGACCCTGCTGCTCACCGTCGACGGCGGGTGCGTGCGCTGGGAGGCGGCCGACGGCGAGCTGGCCCGGTCGGAGGAGTCGCCGTGCGGGACGGTGACGACGAGGCGGGTGCTGGTGGCGACCGTCGAGGCCGTCGGCTCGGCGCCGGTGTTCGCCTACCACCGCCCGGGCGGCGAGGCCATGGACGCGGGTGAGACGGCGTGGGACTTCGCCACCTGCGCCGCCCGGGTCGTCGTGCGCTTCGCCGGCGCGGCCGACGACCTGGCCCCCCCGTTCCCGGTGGAGGGCGACGCCCGCCTGCGGGCCGGGAGGCCGGCCGCGTGCTGAGGCCGCCGGCCGGGCCGCGGCGCCGGGGGTCGGGGGACGACGGGAGCCTCGCCGTCGCCGTCGGCGTGATGATGGTGCTGACGTT includes:
- a CDS encoding prepilin-type N-terminal cleavage/methylation domain-containing protein gives rise to the protein MTARPAAGDGGFSLTEVMVSLVIFSAVLASVVGMLSSFTATERRGEAQAANQAAVRLAVAALERDVRDATGVGLLGSAAAYAETLLLTVDGGCVRWEAADGELARSEESPCGTVTTRRVLVATVEAVGSAPVFAYHRPGGEAMDAGETAWDFATCAARVVVRFAGAADDLAPPFPVEGDARLRAGRPAAC
- a CDS encoding fibronectin type III domain-containing protein, whose product is MREPVAAQVGGREAGFTLAELLAALAVLTVGLYGLATVFAGSARVTGSAGGRTQALAIVGGELERLRAVPYGDLGLAGGDPAGSEAATGTEDLGGRSFTITRAVAWAQAGDAADERYKRVTVTVSWDEDGAPAAVSRSVVVYPGGLGPAGATTSTTVSAGAPGKPRNLRAAPTSGSESSSIDLSWGLTGNQPSSWAVQRSGDGGLTWTAVTTVTGGARAATVSGLTANRLHRFRVRGESGALASDWVYRSARTESATSSSTCILQATSVVPLVAARVDGGALAQSVAVQISTSGTCTGTYRWRVVTVPENPAAVAITGTMTRTLGLLSGTIPAATATWTAGEKLVQVVDESRSGSPVVGQATLTVLP
- the pilO gene encoding type 4a pilus biogenesis protein PilO — its product is MSRKVIAVAALGAVLILGLWYVALWKPQSGRLSAAHAREETAARQNQQLRLAVARLQAAGDQAPELTSQLERLRVAVPDGPDLAQFLLDAEDAASAAGLDYLSVSPSPPSEPEGGGPAEIAVAMELNGGYFQVLDFLNRLAELPRIVVVDGVSLTAGEEDGVGAPDLTLTIAGRLFVTSVPEGAGALAGTSAGAAGDGQQPAGDEQASGAGSDR